Within the Thermostichus lividus PCC 6715 genome, the region CAAGGGGATAAGATTCTGTCGGTGAAGGTCGTGGATGGCCTTGAAAATTTGGTTCAGCCTGCAACAACTTAGCTCTTGCCGGCTGCTAGCCACACACTGGGGTTTGCTAAAATGGCGGTGCAACCCTCATCAAGGGGTTGTAGGTTCCGTGTGAGGAAAACTCATGCCATTACGTCAGCAATTGCTTTTGGGATGCGCCACGGTGGTTCTCGCCTTGGCAAGTGTGGGGTCGAATGCCGCGCCGCTGCCCAAGTGGATGGAGCGCCTCAACCTCAACCCCCAGCAAACCCAGCAAATGCAGGCGGTAGAGCGCAAATATAGTGAAACTGTGCGGCAGCAGCAAGCAGCCCTGAATACGGCAGAGGAGACACTAGAAAAACTCATGGTAGCAGGTGCACCCACCGCCCAACTCCAGCAGCAATTTGATCAAGTGATGCGTTTGCGAGAAACCCTGCATCGCACTCGTTTTGCAGCCGCTGTAGAAGTTCAACAGATTCTCACTCCAGCACAACGGCAGCAACTATCGGCGATGAATCGGCAACGGCTAGAAAACCTGCGGAACTCTCTCCGGCAGGGCACAATGATGCCATAGCTTGGCTCAGTCGCCTGAATGCTATGACCTGAAAAGGAGTTTCGCGATGGGTACTGAGTCCCACTCTCACTCCCCTGAGTCACCCTCTGTGCCGCCTCGTTTGCACACTCACCCCCACCACCACAGTGAAGCATCGCTGCGGGCCATTATGAATCGCCTAGCTCGCATTGAAGGCCATGTGCGGGGGATCAAAACCATGGTGCACGAGAGCCGTCCTTGCCCAGAAGTGCTGATTCAAATTGCAGCGGTGCGAGGGGCACTGGATCGAGTGGCGCGGTTAATTCTAGATGAGCACCTGAATGAGTGTGTAACCCGCGCTGCCCAAGAGGGGCGGATTGATCAGGAATTGGCGGAACTCAAGGCGGCGCTGGATCGCTTCTTGGGCTAGGGAATCCCATTTGATACACTAGGTGAACATTGGTTTCTGCACAGGTCTATGTCTGCTGTTATTGCTGCTAACTGGTTTCTGGGGGTTGTTTTTGCTGTATTTACCCTAGTGTTCATCGTCCGCATTGTGTTGACGTGGTATCCCCAAACCAATGTGCAAGGACCGCTCAAGCTGATTTACTGGCTATCAGAACCCGTGTTGGTACCCACGCGGCGGGTCATCCCCCCCTTGGGAGGGGTGGATATTAGCCCAATTATCTGGGTGGGCATTGTGACCTTGCTGCGACAGCTTTTAGTGGGGCCGCAGGGGTTATTGTTTCTCCTGTTTCCGCCAGCTTAGTGACCACGATCGCACCGGAGGTTAAACCGTTCCTCAAATGGGCCGGAGGAAAGTCGCAACTTCTTGGCCAAATAGCTCCCTATTTACCCACGCAGTGCCGTTGCTATGCGGAGCC harbors:
- a CDS encoding Spy/CpxP family protein refolding chaperone, with the protein product MPLRQQLLLGCATVVLALASVGSNAAPLPKWMERLNLNPQQTQQMQAVERKYSETVRQQQAALNTAEETLEKLMVAGAPTAQLQQQFDQVMRLRETLHRTRFAAAVEVQQILTPAQRQQLSAMNRQRLENLRNSLRQGTMMP
- a CDS encoding metal-sensing transcriptional repressor translates to MGTESHSHSPESPSVPPRLHTHPHHHSEASLRAIMNRLARIEGHVRGIKTMVHESRPCPEVLIQIAAVRGALDRVARLILDEHLNECVTRAAQEGRIDQELAELKAALDRFLG
- a CDS encoding YggT family protein, coding for MSAVIAANWFLGVVFAVFTLVFIVRIVLTWYPQTNVQGPLKLIYWLSEPVLVPTRRVIPPLGGVDISPIIWVGIVTLLRQLLVGPQGLLFLLFPPA